In Scatophagus argus isolate fScaArg1 chromosome 14, fScaArg1.pri, whole genome shotgun sequence, the following proteins share a genomic window:
- the castor2 gene encoding cytosolic arginine sensor for mTORC1 subunit 2, with product MELHILEHSLKVASIEKEGIQICTHGLIKLAFLASKTRCKFFSLTETPEDYTIIVDEEGFKELPQSEHISVADATWLALNVVSGGGNASNSQPIGVTKIAKSVIAPLADHNISVFMLSTYQTDFILVRERDLPMVMHTLSSEFTLLRVVNGETVAAHDLGVTNGFVKPKLVPRPIIHPLSSPSNMFCVTSLDPDTLPSVATLLMDVMFYSGGPKEPGASSEDSSHIRFFSFSLIEGYISLVMDEQTTQRFPNNVLFTSASGELWKMVRIGGQPLGFDECGIVAQISEPLATADIPAYYISTFKFDHALVPEENIQSVIGALRTKSTAQ from the exons ATGGAGCTTCATATTTTAGAGCACAGCTTGAAAGTGGCGAGTATAGAAAAAGAGGGGATCCAGATTTGCACTCACGGATTAATAAAACTCGCTTTCTTGGCCTCCAAAACAAG ATGCAAGTTTTTCAGCCTGACGGAGACTCCGGAGGACTACACCATCATCGTCGACGAGGAAGGCTTCAAAG AGCTGCCCCAGTCAGAGCACATCAGTGTTGCCGATGCCACATGGTTGGCCCTTAACGTGGTGTCGGGGGGCGGCAACGCCTCCAACTCGCAGCCCATCGGAGTCACTAAAATCGCTAAATCAGTCATCGCACCGCTGGCCGACCACAACAtctctgttttcatgctgtCGACGTATCAGACCGACTTCATTCTG GTTCGAGAGCGAGACCTGCCGATGGTCATGCACACGCTGTCTTCCGAATTCACTTTGCTTCGGGTGGTCAACGGGGAGACTGTTGCTGCTCACGATCTGGGGGTCACCAACGGTTTTGTTAAGCCAAAACTTG TGCCCCGTCCCATCATTCACCCCTTGTCAAGTCCCAGCAACATGTTCTGTGTGACCAGCCTGGACCCAGACACTCTGCCCTCCGTAGCCACCCTGCTCATGGATGTCATGTTTTACTCCGGAGG GCCAAAGGAGCCCGGAGCATCCAGCGAGGACTCCAGCCACATCcgcttcttctccttctccctgaTCGAGGGCTACATCTCTCTGGTCATGGACGAACAGACAACTCAGAG GTTTCCAAACAATGTCCTCTTCACTAGTGCTTCTGGTGAGCTTTGGAAAATGGTTCGCATTGGGGGACAACCTTTAGGATTTG ATGAGTGCGGCATCGTGGCTCAGATATCAGAGCCCCTGGCGACGGCTGACATTCCAGCTTACTACATTAGTACCTTCAAGTTTGACCACGCCCTG GTTCCCGAAGAAAACATCCAAAGTGTGATCGGAGCTCTGCGGACCAAGAGCACGGCACAGTGA